A portion of the Leptospirales bacterium genome contains these proteins:
- the ilvN gene encoding acetolactate synthase small subunit has protein sequence MKARHILSIYVRNRPGVMSHVSGLFTRRGFNIDSIAVGATEKPEVASMTIVMSGSEDDLRQFQGQLLKLADVIEVRSLPYHGSVVRELLLVRVAASAEARSEIFGIVEVFEGRVAEITEESMLIEVHGNNRRINGILEMLGRFGIRELARTGQVALAFESES, from the coding sequence ATGAAAGCACGCCATATTCTCTCCATCTATGTGCGCAATCGTCCGGGCGTGATGAGTCATGTATCCGGCCTTTTCACCCGTCGCGGCTTCAACATCGATAGCATCGCCGTCGGGGCTACGGAGAAGCCCGAAGTCGCCAGTATGACGATCGTGATGAGCGGCAGCGAGGATGACTTGCGCCAGTTTCAGGGCCAACTGCTCAAGCTGGCCGATGTAATCGAGGTTCGCAGCTTGCCCTACCACGGCTCGGTAGTTCGCGAGTTGCTGCTGGTGCGGGTGGCGGCGAGCGCCGAGGCGCGCAGCGAAATCTTTGGTATCGTAGAAGTATTCGAGGGTCGGGTTGCCGAGATCACCGAAGAGAGCATGCTGATTGAAGTGCACGGCAACAATCGCCGGATCAATGGCATCCTGGAGATGCTGGGGCGCTTCGGCATCCGCGAACTGGCGCGCACCGGTCAGGTGGCGCTGGCCTTTGAAAGCGAATCCTGA
- a CDS encoding NUDIX hydrolase has translation MKVFLRRGDCLLVLRDRKQQRGDLPGGRLGAGEIYRPWPEALQRELNEELGDGIGYSLDSHPLFIFPHYIQESGYEALGIAFGGELLSGEPQLSAEHDQCWWRQLAGYDPSIDFSDHLLEAVQIYLRLRR, from the coding sequence TTGAAGGTATTTTTGAGGCGCGGGGATTGCCTTCTGGTCTTGCGCGATCGAAAACAACAGCGCGGCGACCTGCCCGGCGGCCGACTCGGCGCTGGCGAAATCTATCGTCCCTGGCCGGAAGCGCTGCAACGCGAATTGAATGAAGAGCTGGGCGATGGCATTGGTTATTCGCTCGATTCGCATCCGCTTTTCATCTTTCCACACTACATCCAGGAAAGCGGCTACGAAGCGCTTGGCATTGCATTTGGCGGCGAGCTGCTCAGCGGAGAGCCGCAGCTGTCTGCAGAGCACGACCAGTGCTGGTGGCGCCAGCTGGCAGGCTATGACCCGAGCATCGACTTCAGCGATCATTTGCTGGAAGCAGTGCAAATCTACCTGCGTCTACGGCGCTAA
- a CDS encoding LTA synthase family protein, which produces MKTPGMAGRHGSLRSLLLWSGASLSLLWLSRLSFLLLLCSTSWQTAAALTVERWLQGLRFDLATLPLLLALPSLRSAAALGGAARRFRRALDAAQATLFFTCGLLLAASNYNYVYNQKHLGWELFAYLPDALSLGRSALSHDPWLWPLVALLLLTALLLFRLADDPADSTRPIKARRRTALFFLLIVLLLSAVLWRGGFQQNPLRPADAILGSDRCLDQAKLNGIFTVAHDMDDRDEFSAVFPEKENRLQIQALFENGDPWISEDYPLLRRMGPRPRQHHDIILIVMESFSAALLVENGAALQLTPGLQSLIAHGRYFSRTAAAGGRSANGLTAMLLGIPDRAGRTLLRSNQIYNRFGALPRLLRHRGYRTLFFHGGDLRFDNLDRALPHWGFDVSYGREQLKERWPDRLHDPQGYYDEDLFDLAFAEAEASAGPAFLTIFTLSTHHPFVIPPDAPRPFPPSLSRADFYNSVRYSDAALLHFVQRLQSSARFRNAAIVITADHCHHHGLDYLQDRMIPLLLLGPEFSAGRNPRLSSQLDVGPTILALAGGNSVYAMLGDDLTRPTGSEHGVFFAGGSDTNAIGWIEGDWMAVGWLQSERRLLLTARPPANWGDRSSELPEVSALYLERARRLQQFVRGLEARNRLWPPQDPW; this is translated from the coding sequence ATGAAAACTCCCGGGATGGCAGGGCGGCATGGTTCGCTGCGTTCGTTGCTACTCTGGTCTGGCGCTTCGCTGAGTTTGCTCTGGCTCTCGCGCCTCAGCTTTCTGCTCTTGCTGTGCTCCACATCCTGGCAAACTGCCGCTGCTCTGACCGTGGAACGCTGGCTGCAGGGCTTGCGCTTTGACCTGGCAACGCTGCCGCTGCTGCTGGCGCTGCCCTCTTTGCGCAGCGCCGCCGCTCTGGGCGGGGCGGCGCGCCGCTTCCGGCGCGCGCTTGACGCTGCTCAGGCGACGCTCTTCTTTACCTGCGGGCTCTTGCTTGCAGCCAGCAACTACAACTACGTCTACAACCAGAAGCATCTGGGCTGGGAGCTTTTTGCCTATCTGCCGGATGCGCTGAGCCTTGGCCGCTCAGCCCTTTCGCACGACCCCTGGCTCTGGCCCCTTGTAGCCTTACTCTTGCTCACGGCTCTGCTGCTTTTTCGATTGGCCGACGATCCTGCGGATTCGACCAGGCCGATCAAAGCCCGGCGCCGGACTGCACTCTTCTTCCTGCTTATCGTCCTCCTGCTCAGCGCCGTGCTGTGGCGCGGCGGATTTCAGCAAAATCCCCTGCGTCCGGCCGATGCAATTCTGGGAAGCGATCGTTGTCTCGATCAGGCAAAGCTGAACGGCATCTTCACCGTCGCCCATGACATGGATGATCGTGATGAGTTCTCCGCCGTTTTTCCGGAAAAGGAAAATCGACTCCAGATTCAAGCGCTCTTTGAGAACGGCGATCCCTGGATCAGCGAAGACTATCCGCTCTTGCGTCGGATGGGTCCGCGCCCCAGGCAGCATCACGATATCATTCTCATCGTCATGGAAAGCTTTTCGGCGGCGCTGCTGGTTGAAAATGGCGCGGCGCTGCAATTGACCCCCGGCCTGCAATCTCTGATCGCCCATGGACGCTATTTTTCACGCACCGCCGCGGCAGGCGGACGCAGCGCCAATGGCCTGACGGCAATGCTGCTTGGCATTCCCGATCGCGCCGGGCGAACCTTACTGCGCAGCAATCAGATTTACAATCGCTTTGGCGCCCTCCCGCGGTTGCTACGGCATCGCGGCTACCGGACCCTTTTTTTTCATGGCGGCGACTTGCGCTTCGACAACCTGGATCGCGCCCTCCCACACTGGGGATTTGACGTTTCCTATGGCAGAGAGCAGCTGAAGGAGCGCTGGCCAGATCGTTTGCATGACCCGCAGGGTTACTACGACGAGGATTTGTTTGATCTGGCCTTCGCCGAAGCCGAAGCGTCGGCCGGCCCTGCTTTTCTTACCATTTTTACGCTGAGCACGCACCACCCCTTTGTCATTCCGCCAGATGCGCCGCGTCCCTTTCCGCCGTCCCTTTCACGCGCCGACTTTTATAACAGCGTTCGTTACAGCGATGCGGCCTTGCTGCATTTTGTGCAGCGCCTGCAGTCCTCAGCGCGCTTTCGCAATGCCGCAATTGTCATCACCGCCGACCACTGCCATCACCACGGCCTTGACTACCTCCAGGATAGAATGATTCCTTTGCTCTTGCTTGGACCGGAATTTAGCGCTGGCCGCAACCCGCGCCTCAGCTCGCAGCTGGATGTGGGGCCCACCATTCTTGCACTGGCTGGCGGCAATTCCGTCTACGCCATGCTGGGCGATGATCTAACGCGGCCGACCGGAAGCGAACATGGCGTTTTTTTTGCAGGCGGATCGGACACCAATGCCATAGGCTGGATTGAGGGCGATTGGATGGCGGTCGGCTGGCTGCAAAGCGAGCGTCGTCTACTGTTGACCGCTCGACCGCCAGCGAATTGGGGCGACCGCAGCAGCGAATTGCCAGAAGTTTCTGCGCTCTACCTTGAGCGCGCCCGACGATTGCAACAATTTGTCCGCGGACTGGAGGCCCGCAATCGACTCTGGCCGCCTCAAGATCCCTGGTAA
- a CDS encoding adenosine kinase, protein MGHSNRKFDVFGVGNALVDTLAFVDESFLERHQLARGIMTLADSRRQGDLLHDLQDRSLELRSGGSAANTMWTLARLGGKAVYAGKVAADANGEFYRRDLGEAGIEFYVKEAAEDHGATGTCVVMTTPDSQRTMCTHLGVSTRLHSHDIDEERLKSAKFLYLEGYLWDAEAPRKACERAMEMARKHDVRVALTFSDPFCVERYRDEFRRAVHEFCDVVFCNADEARAFTGWHELDACIKELNGLAHHVFITNSGEGAFVAEGGTVQHVAGFPVKAVDTNGAGDAFAGGALFGLSQGRSSAEAARIGNYMGAQVVQIHGARLFNDYREHIKGILA, encoded by the coding sequence GTGGGACACTCGAATCGTAAATTTGACGTCTTTGGCGTGGGCAACGCGCTGGTCGATACCCTGGCTTTTGTGGACGAGAGCTTCCTTGAACGGCATCAACTGGCCCGCGGCATCATGACGCTTGCTGATTCGCGACGCCAGGGCGATCTGTTGCATGACCTTCAAGACCGTTCGCTTGAGCTGCGATCCGGCGGATCGGCGGCAAACACCATGTGGACTCTGGCGCGTTTGGGCGGCAAGGCAGTCTACGCCGGCAAGGTGGCGGCGGATGCCAATGGCGAATTTTACCGACGCGACCTGGGCGAAGCCGGCATTGAATTCTATGTCAAAGAAGCAGCCGAAGATCATGGCGCTACCGGAACCTGCGTGGTAATGACTACGCCCGATTCCCAGCGCACGATGTGTACGCACCTGGGCGTGTCCACCCGACTCCATTCCCATGATATTGACGAAGAACGTTTGAAGAGCGCCAAATTTTTGTATCTGGAGGGCTACCTCTGGGACGCCGAGGCGCCGCGCAAGGCCTGCGAGCGGGCCATGGAAATGGCGCGCAAACACGATGTTCGCGTGGCCCTGACCTTTTCCGATCCTTTCTGCGTCGAGCGTTACCGCGATGAATTTCGCCGGGCGGTTCATGAATTCTGCGACGTCGTATTTTGCAATGCCGATGAGGCCCGCGCCTTTACGGGCTGGCACGAACTGGACGCTTGCATCAAGGAATTGAATGGCCTTGCCCATCATGTCTTTATAACAAACAGCGGCGAAGGGGCCTTCGTGGCGGAGGGCGGAACCGTGCAGCACGTTGCTGGATTTCCGGTAAAGGCAGTGGATACCAATGGCGCCGGCGATGCCTTTGCTGGCGGCGCACTTTTTGGACTATCGCAGGGTCGAAGCAGTGCAGAGGCCGCACGCATTGGCAACTACATGGGCGCCCAGGTCGTGCAGATCCACGGCGCACGCCTGTTTAACGATTATCGAGAACATATCAAAGGCATCCTGGCTTGA
- a CDS encoding glycosyltransferase family 4 protein, whose amino-acid sequence MARSAAAKSAAFRILHLNTAQDWRGGERQTFFLATELQRRGYSQLVVGQPSSALLQRCKAQGIDHAALRMRGELDPLAIRGLRTLVRQFAPTHLHAHTARAHALGLLARVAMPAAALIVSRRVDFPARPNLLSRWKYQTPLVTRYLAISQNVRRILVEDGIAPERIDIAYSGIDLKEYRKHSDGSALRRQLALRRGDILIGNAAALVGHKDHRTMLAAFARALARAPRSMRLRLVIFGEGPLRGALEAQARQLGLTQSGTLFMPGYRADIQDCYAAFDLFAISSNEEGLGTAVLDAMAHGLPVLGTTAGGIPEMVENGKGGLLSAAGDFESYARNMLALAADPKMRQRFGAWNRKSVRRFSKEATCDATLQCYQRALSTLLGPAK is encoded by the coding sequence ATGGCTCGCAGCGCAGCGGCGAAGTCGGCAGCCTTTCGCATTCTGCACCTGAATACGGCGCAGGATTGGCGCGGCGGCGAGCGTCAGACGTTTTTTCTGGCTACCGAGTTGCAGCGTCGCGGCTACTCGCAACTGGTGGTCGGTCAGCCGTCCTCCGCTCTGCTGCAGCGCTGCAAGGCTCAGGGCATCGATCATGCAGCGCTACGAATGCGCGGCGAACTGGATCCGCTTGCCATTCGCGGATTGCGGACTCTGGTGCGGCAGTTTGCTCCCACCCATCTGCACGCTCATACTGCTCGCGCTCACGCCCTGGGCTTGCTGGCGCGCGTGGCAATGCCGGCGGCGGCCTTGATCGTCTCCAGGCGCGTTGACTTTCCGGCCCGTCCGAATTTGCTCTCGCGTTGGAAGTACCAGACGCCGCTGGTCACACGCTATCTGGCAATTTCACAAAATGTTCGTCGCATCCTGGTCGAGGACGGCATAGCTCCGGAGCGCATTGATATTGCCTACAGCGGCATCGATCTGAAGGAATATCGCAAGCATTCCGATGGCAGTGCGCTGCGTCGTCAGCTGGCCTTGCGCAGGGGCGACATATTGATCGGCAACGCCGCGGCGCTGGTGGGACACAAGGACCACCGTACGATGCTTGCCGCCTTCGCCAGAGCGCTGGCCCGCGCCCCGCGATCGATGCGCCTGCGGCTGGTTATTTTTGGCGAAGGCCCTCTGCGCGGCGCCCTCGAGGCGCAAGCGCGTCAACTTGGCCTGACGCAATCAGGTACGCTCTTTATGCCCGGTTATCGCGCCGATATCCAGGATTGCTATGCAGCCTTTGACCTGTTTGCCATTTCCTCAAACGAGGAGGGCCTGGGCACGGCGGTCCTGGATGCCATGGCCCACGGTTTGCCGGTGCTCGGTACCACGGCCGGAGGAATACCGGAGATGGTCGAAAACGGCAAAGGCGGCTTGCTCTCAGCAGCCGGCGACTTCGAAAGCTATGCCCGCAATATGCTGGCTCTTGCGGCCGATCCGAAGATGCGGCAACGCTTTGGCGCCTGGAATCGTAAATCAGTGCGCCGATTCAGCAAAGAGGCGACCTGCGATGCAACCCTGCAATGCTACCAGCGCGCGCTGTCGACTCTTCTGGGGCCAGCGAAATGA
- a CDS encoding HAD family hydrolase encodes MSLDLSRVRALLWDIDGTLYSSESILHETYRAGFELYRRRFGRPERTPELSEIMAQIGKPVREIFENLAPTLAPEERERLSLQILHALVVRVGEGAGEHYKGAATTLAELARRGYSFFSASNGRYPYVEAVLRSGGTLQWFSSIDFVDYRSIHNKTELVAATLRRNQLAPEEAAVIGDRYSDRDAAVENGAAFIACRYGHGAEAEWSGAAARVDSVNELLSLFPGVGGGRRPD; translated from the coding sequence GTGAGCTTAGATTTAAGTCGTGTGCGGGCCTTGCTCTGGGATATTGACGGTACGCTTTACTCCAGCGAATCGATCCTGCACGAGACCTATCGGGCCGGATTCGAATTGTACCGGCGGCGCTTTGGCCGGCCGGAACGTACGCCGGAATTGTCGGAGATCATGGCTCAGATCGGCAAGCCGGTGCGCGAAATCTTTGAAAATCTGGCGCCGACGCTGGCCCCGGAGGAGCGCGAAAGACTGAGCCTGCAGATATTGCATGCCCTGGTGGTGCGCGTCGGCGAAGGGGCGGGGGAACACTACAAGGGCGCGGCTACAACCCTGGCCGAACTTGCCCGTCGGGGCTACAGTTTCTTCAGCGCGTCGAATGGTCGCTACCCCTACGTGGAGGCGGTGCTGCGCAGCGGAGGGACGTTGCAATGGTTTAGCTCCATTGACTTTGTCGATTATCGAAGCATTCACAATAAGACCGAGCTGGTTGCCGCCACGTTGCGGCGCAATCAGCTGGCGCCGGAGGAAGCAGCGGTCATCGGCGACCGCTATTCCGATCGCGATGCCGCCGTAGAAAATGGCGCGGCCTTCATCGCTTGCCGCTACGGTCACGGCGCTGAGGCGGAATGGAGCGGGGCTGCGGCGCGCGTAGATTCAGTCAACGAGCTGCTGTCGCTTTTCCCTGGCGTCGGCGGCGGACGAAGGCCGGACTGA
- the mdh gene encoding malate dehydrogenase, whose product MARKKIALIGAGQIGGTMALLAAQKELGDVVLFDVVEGVPQGKALDLYETTPVEAMNSRITGTNDYKDIAGADVCIVTAGIPRKPGMSRDDLVSTNTKIVRQVAEGIKQYAPNSFVIVITNPLDAMVYVMHKVTGFPKNRVMGMAGVLDSARFRTFISMETGVSVEDITAFVLGGHGDTMVPLPRYSTIAGIPLPEFPGLTAEKIDAMCKRTANGGGEIVNLLKTGSAFYAPGASAIAMAESILRDQKRVFPCAALCEGEYGHSGIFMGVPVLLGEQGIERIIQIQLSATEKAALDKSAAAVKELCTVVDSLGVL is encoded by the coding sequence ATGGCACGTAAGAAAATTGCATTGATTGGCGCAGGCCAGATTGGCGGCACCATGGCGCTTTTGGCGGCGCAGAAAGAATTGGGCGATGTCGTCCTCTTTGATGTTGTAGAGGGCGTTCCGCAGGGCAAGGCCCTCGATCTCTACGAGACCACTCCGGTCGAAGCAATGAATTCCCGGATCACCGGGACCAACGACTACAAGGACATAGCTGGCGCAGATGTCTGTATTGTAACCGCCGGCATTCCTCGTAAGCCGGGAATGAGTCGCGACGATCTGGTCAGCACAAATACCAAGATCGTTCGGCAGGTAGCAGAGGGCATCAAACAATATGCTCCCAATAGCTTTGTTATCGTGATCACCAACCCGCTGGATGCGATGGTCTATGTGATGCACAAGGTAACTGGCTTTCCCAAGAATCGCGTGATGGGCATGGCTGGCGTACTTGACTCGGCGCGTTTCCGTACCTTCATCTCTATGGAGACCGGCGTCAGCGTCGAGGACATCACGGCCTTCGTGCTTGGCGGACACGGCGACACGATGGTGCCGCTGCCGCGCTACTCGACCATCGCTGGCATCCCCTTGCCTGAATTCCCCGGATTGACCGCGGAGAAGATTGATGCCATGTGCAAGCGAACGGCTAACGGCGGCGGCGAGATTGTCAATTTGCTGAAAACCGGCTCCGCCTTCTACGCTCCAGGGGCATCGGCGATTGCGATGGCAGAGTCAATCCTGCGCGATCAAAAGCGGGTGTTTCCATGTGCAGCTCTGTGCGAGGGCGAGTACGGCCATAGCGGCATATTCATGGGCGTTCCGGTTCTGCTGGGCGAGCAGGGAATTGAACGAATCATTCAGATTCAGCTGAGCGCCACGGAAAAAGCGGCGCTGGACAAATCAGCCGCGGCGGTCAAAGAACTCTGCACCGTGGTGGATAGCCTCGGCGTGCTCTGA
- a CDS encoding thioredoxin domain-containing protein yields the protein MPVVTLSRSRLLLSLLLVATAALSACNRGPSATVDGDRFTEDDLRRHRPKVYWELRKEFDAKMAQALQQLAIDRLLELEAKEKGISSGKDYLTAIRSQAPRPTEAEIQDTYNALRASGRISNESFGAIRGQIESALHNQAMDRQVQLEISRLQEKYHFAQADATYPEEADQPVQVAVERDDPARLNLQAKVTVIEFSDFECPFCARAQEITRKVREAYGNRIRWVVKDFPLHFHPHAMGAHIAAHCVLRQDQEKYWRFFDTIFAPDRPANILQPDSLRRAAAAQGVNVSDYDQCLRDPTVEQRIRKNMQAGEEAGVSGTPSFFINGHQIEGAMPFEEFKRLIDRELEKAGG from the coding sequence ATGCCTGTTGTAACACTATCTCGAAGCCGCCTCCTGCTGAGTCTGCTTTTGGTCGCGACCGCCGCCCTGTCCGCCTGCAACCGCGGGCCCAGCGCCACGGTAGATGGCGACAGATTCACCGAGGACGACCTTCGCCGCCACCGCCCCAAGGTGTACTGGGAACTGCGCAAGGAATTTGATGCCAAGATGGCGCAGGCTTTGCAGCAACTGGCCATCGATCGACTGCTTGAGCTGGAGGCCAAAGAAAAGGGCATCAGCAGCGGCAAGGACTATCTGACGGCAATTCGCTCGCAAGCGCCGCGCCCAACTGAGGCCGAAATCCAGGACACCTACAACGCACTGCGGGCTTCCGGGCGTATTTCGAACGAAAGCTTTGGCGCCATTCGTGGTCAGATCGAAAGCGCCCTGCACAATCAGGCCATGGATCGTCAGGTGCAGCTGGAGATTTCCCGACTGCAGGAGAAATATCATTTCGCTCAAGCCGATGCCACCTATCCGGAAGAAGCGGATCAACCGGTGCAGGTGGCCGTCGAGCGCGATGATCCGGCGCGGCTGAATCTCCAGGCCAAAGTTACCGTCATTGAATTCTCAGACTTTGAGTGTCCTTTTTGCGCGCGCGCTCAGGAGATCACTCGCAAGGTCAGGGAAGCCTACGGCAATCGAATTCGCTGGGTGGTGAAGGACTTTCCGCTTCACTTTCATCCGCATGCAATGGGCGCGCACATTGCCGCCCATTGTGTACTGCGCCAGGATCAGGAAAAATACTGGCGATTCTTTGATACTATCTTCGCTCCGGATCGGCCGGCCAATATTTTGCAGCCTGATTCCTTGCGCCGGGCGGCCGCCGCGCAGGGCGTCAATGTATCGGACTACGATCAATGTCTTCGAGATCCGACCGTTGAACAGCGCATTCGCAAGAACATGCAGGCCGGCGAGGAGGCTGGAGTCTCTGGAACTCCATCCTTTTTTATCAATGGCCACCAGATTGAAGGCGCCATGCCCTTTGAAGAATTCAAGCGGCTGATCGACCGCGAACTGGAGAAAGCCGGCGGCTGA
- the thrB gene encoding homoserine kinase encodes MSALRAGQCPPFRVRIPATSANLGPGFDLFGLALAIYTELYFEFSEEPQLAELVDADGRPLPFPPEKNLIAVGFRALLQELGYEAPGFRARVVSELPPGRGFGSSAAALAGGVAAARALLHFAQGAPAPLDQARDDVNLLTRLEGHPDNAAPARVGGFVFACLEAGLVRYFQHRLPEALGLAAIVPDFGISTAKSRTQLPRSVSLADCLSNLKGALLWREYIDSGDEQQLVAALNADRLHQPYRSAQIPALAALQERAAELGIFGATISGSGPGLLCYYPRIEEASILSAIKDRLSEVTEQHGQNFQILPTAPDYHGLVQIAAALQA; translated from the coding sequence ATGAGCGCACTTCGCGCCGGCCAGTGCCCCCCCTTCCGTGTGCGCATACCGGCTACCAGCGCCAATCTTGGTCCTGGCTTTGATCTATTTGGCCTGGCTCTGGCCATCTATACCGAATTGTATTTTGAATTCAGCGAAGAACCACAGCTCGCCGAGCTGGTGGATGCCGATGGCAGGCCGCTGCCCTTCCCGCCTGAAAAAAACCTGATCGCCGTGGGCTTTCGCGCGCTTTTACAGGAACTTGGATACGAAGCGCCAGGTTTTCGGGCGCGCGTGGTCAGCGAGCTGCCGCCTGGCCGCGGCTTTGGCTCCTCGGCTGCTGCACTTGCTGGCGGCGTTGCGGCAGCCCGCGCCCTGTTGCATTTTGCCCAGGGCGCTCCCGCGCCGCTCGATCAAGCTCGGGACGATGTAAATCTTCTCACCCGGCTGGAAGGACACCCGGACAATGCGGCGCCGGCGCGCGTTGGCGGTTTTGTTTTTGCCTGCCTGGAAGCCGGCCTGGTGCGCTACTTTCAACATCGACTGCCGGAAGCGCTGGGTTTGGCGGCCATTGTTCCCGATTTCGGCATCTCCACTGCGAAGAGCAGGACGCAACTGCCGCGCAGTGTCAGCCTGGCAGACTGTCTTTCCAATCTCAAGGGCGCGCTGCTCTGGCGAGAGTATATCGACTCGGGCGATGAGCAACAGCTGGTTGCAGCGCTCAATGCCGATCGCCTGCATCAGCCCTACCGCTCAGCGCAGATTCCAGCGCTTGCCGCCCTGCAGGAGCGGGCGGCCGAACTGGGCATCTTTGGCGCCACAATTTCCGGCTCCGGACCGGGGCTGCTTTGCTACTATCCGCGCATCGAAGAAGCATCGATTCTCAGCGCCATCAAGGATCGACTCTCCGAAGTCACAGAACAGCACGGCCAGAATTTTCAGATTTTGCCGACAGCGCCCGACTACCACGGACTGGTGCAGATTGCTGCCGCCCTGCAGGCGTAA
- a CDS encoding polymer-forming cytoskeletal protein — protein sequence MSDQEIDTVLGEDINFRGKLQFKKSLQINGRFRGVIDSPGHLVVGAGAVVEADIQAGSIAVQGELRGNVNAERRIELSRSAQLTGDLRAPDLEIQSGARFTGSCIME from the coding sequence ATGAGCGACCAGGAAATCGACACGGTGCTGGGCGAAGACATCAATTTCCGCGGCAAACTGCAGTTCAAGAAGAGCCTGCAGATCAATGGCCGTTTTCGCGGGGTCATTGATAGTCCCGGGCACCTGGTCGTCGGCGCGGGCGCCGTGGTCGAAGCGGACATTCAAGCCGGCAGTATCGCAGTTCAGGGCGAATTGCGCGGCAATGTTAACGCAGAGCGACGCATTGAACTTTCGCGCAGCGCCCAGCTTACCGGAGACCTGCGCGCCCCGGATCTTGAAATCCAGTCTGGCGCCCGTTTTACGGGCAGCTGCATCATGGAATGA
- a CDS encoding chemotaxis protein CheW, whose protein sequence is MKRIGDQSSQERVAAEIAQKFLTFSLGQEDYGIPVAQVAEIVRIEKLIQIPHARGYFMGLMDIRGRVLPVIHLGSRLGIEAEEQPRTPDRAIITVINRRRIGLAVDRVQRVERFPPESIDPGPPSLKSASGRFVTGVGKNGDEFVVLLNLDHLFTDEELSGLFQVGGAVGQAAHIDSTKSV, encoded by the coding sequence ATGAAGCGAATCGGCGATCAGTCGAGCCAGGAGCGAGTCGCCGCAGAAATCGCCCAGAAGTTTCTCACCTTCTCCCTGGGTCAGGAAGACTACGGGATTCCCGTCGCCCAGGTGGCGGAGATTGTTCGCATCGAAAAATTGATCCAGATCCCCCATGCCCGCGGCTACTTCATGGGACTCATGGACATTCGCGGACGGGTGCTGCCCGTGATTCATCTTGGTTCGCGCCTTGGAATCGAGGCAGAGGAACAGCCGCGTACTCCGGATCGTGCAATTATTACTGTGATCAATCGTCGTCGCATTGGACTGGCCGTGGACCGCGTGCAGCGCGTGGAGCGTTTCCCGCCAGAAAGTATCGATCCGGGACCGCCCAGTTTGAAAAGCGCCTCCGGTCGCTTCGTAACTGGCGTTGGAAAGAACGGTGATGAGTTTGTGGTATTGCTGAACCTGGACCACCTGTTTACTGACGAGGAACTCAGCGGACTTTTTCAAGTTGGCGGTGCGGTCGGCCAGGCTGCGCACATCGACAGCACAAAATCGGTTTGA
- a CDS encoding LamG domain-containing protein: MRASVLLQRKHSRIASGPVCLAILLLAACYAPDTNGKPELSLAALGAVAAGVASLAPLHFYNLDSDGADTLGGPTLNLLPGWAPAADRHGLAGGAVQLNGQSINYSGLAFARNETQFFSAAIWIRPTGFSANEIGGVLLASTACTIGSPGWGLEFRRDFMAASRLRLYSSDGAAPIHDVSTGYSYPLNSWLHVAAVHAAGSGGQTCMRIYVNGALAAQQCLAPAAWLFATRFDIACAILPPDRYLLGDFDQFAFFDRALSDAEVQQLYLAP, encoded by the coding sequence ATGCGTGCCTCGGTTTTGTTGCAGCGAAAGCATTCTCGTATCGCTTCGGGGCCAGTCTGCCTTGCCATTTTGCTTTTGGCGGCCTGCTATGCGCCCGATACCAATGGCAAACCGGAACTCAGCCTGGCCGCCCTGGGCGCAGTTGCTGCCGGCGTTGCCAGCCTGGCGCCGCTCCATTTCTACAATCTGGACAGCGACGGCGCCGACACTCTGGGCGGACCGACGCTCAATCTTCTGCCTGGTTGGGCCCCGGCGGCCGATCGACATGGGCTGGCTGGCGGCGCCGTCCAGCTGAATGGCCAGTCCATTAACTACAGCGGCCTGGCCTTCGCCCGCAATGAGACTCAGTTTTTTTCCGCGGCGATCTGGATTCGCCCGACCGGATTTTCGGCCAATGAGATTGGCGGCGTACTGCTGGCTTCCACCGCCTGTACCATTGGATCGCCGGGTTGGGGACTGGAATTTCGGCGCGACTTTATGGCCGCTTCCCGTCTGCGACTTTACTCAAGCGATGGCGCGGCGCCCATTCACGATGTCAGTACCGGCTACAGCTATCCTCTCAATAGCTGGCTGCATGTCGCGGCCGTTCACGCCGCCGGCAGCGGCGGACAGACCTGCATGCGCATCTATGTAAATGGCGCCCTTGCCGCCCAGCAATGCCTGGCTCCCGCCGCGTGGCTTTTTGCGACGCGCTTTGATATTGCCTGCGCCATCCTGCCGCCGGATCGCTACTTGTTGGGCGACTTTGACCAGTTTGCCTTTTTTGATCGAGCGCTCAGCGATGCTGAGGTACAGCAGCTTTACCTTGCACCTTGA